One window of Xylocopa sonorina isolate GNS202 chromosome 9, iyXylSono1_principal, whole genome shotgun sequence genomic DNA carries:
- the East gene encoding enhanced adult sensory threshold isoform X1: MKLQEPNVGGSEMASREKKPLAPSKAKQKANNDCGLPTNEIKSRKGKTLTNLKQQQLARDILEAVATGSQLPPKLEASLPRKKVLRNLKRKQKLRVAKANLIKSKVARKVTNRNLVDRITIDIKRSVRAKRLKLSEENGVKFSDIGSRNLENHINDLEIKSIGAEVGSRSAKNNLRAKKGKVVQKINEEIENEGISNREIDSVTESSSKTSPKLGRKGRSLENSDSLPRGVKSKKFPGIRKSSIREKGICIKTESDIKYTKGRRGARDIEYGNNARISKSFLETKSSIDLTIDEVIIASMLSDSDIGNHQGISEKTEGKVTRSKKMLVNENLVPDIEIKKEPDSEDIKITFDYENPETESVQSVVQRKRSSASINQRSLRKIKANSGKLRQTESGPSADLELKKRRRLNSDEPLSSDVCLDNITDGNADTESCFSESSGNDSQIIVLPARDELWPKQETLKSLEDNSQPGSEVENNNNSDRPDRSSDMGPTLRSKTKAKSTEVEIKNDNIKVEYARIAGKNSDVQDELKKATSLDQVRKDNILAKLSDKTKGRRNSLNIDMKKTVSSFYGTEKSDGNPKSQIDQMIETIKMEIAKSIEDKIYSPEKGLGLNKNFEIPKIEEIIAPLSSESQKLGLEETTDEDKSAITKNEIKSDSSENSVPKVADTAKEIEKLVMGDIELAETHSQNVQESESPDTDTNSNNNHNVSELVHVTENSDSSSCCKPVEQQGELNEIFSVTVKEEEQGERQENIKEEEEEQGEKCTIEKDARKSSRTPDKASSPENGEPIKQLTSIINKTAKKSENSDEEEPSDELAKPAVEETGSNDEPVRNGSIKKTASDSLSGNTVTTTASTPAQEKIVAKVDETTVDEAEVSATATVVSDEAETLESISREVERLVAENRASDQTQSREKETRNDQEGIKKTTIESPARGTFSNELSPAAAAADTVKQEATPVVETKEIEKSDGVAENSKEVVDESAETRVEAEESISDPKRDTSPVAVNNDTCNSLEERRGSTAGSGKDKCKQDDNNDNNNAVDNIIEKKVILSTNSERNESAVTKEETEKSDGNADEQKIIVSDENKKRVLRARDKMKKLERGSSRACSKERNNEGVVKIKTEEEAAAAQKAQNCHNEEKEQEEKPQDQSMNTDDTDDTQNGNELDANDADRQARTRRMREAKKRKEDQLAAARSKRSKRDIRRSDQQNKEETLLDNEVAKINENDRSFLNKYGNRAGCAAHCRGFSEGGRGSLEKRQATGGNARSKSENDLMIGKEPGKAARENRLSRNLSENHMIKQPEGIDMLDADCKPVKTPETSQKDSDETSTSGESSSSVNINPNILETAEDKAKKESILRILGLEPLEKAAERISQKAKKDQSSGTLKTVIRVQKEKEKDKRRSRSPLKMVLKQGRGDGEGDSPENNFYTIQKENGTSGWGDSSSGANRKFSTNHRHSCDEDNEDTTPKDRQSLVIPEKSSSFSIHPGRLCADVCCYCFGKFGSLDTPMHLAQMKSDERRKKILNIERHLTKDSCLCDACYRHVDRKANTSPTNMQAKPQKQHRQLMVSKCSARECRDAARHHVKRRWLLKIKAGLHKQVDIDWESSQHTSMSFCVNHYSKIERFLTCALCTRRLARNHTHQLANAETEELNQLLGQQGVPVVLAAGTFVCKLCRYFTQLQLKYKDVENMNTNHKSFFKNYRKRILHFLDIEVLENEDEDSAQNQSKDKDKDKRKRAKCNATQSKTGTSKSPDVMANSASEKSTPEPTKNDRTNPEADNENRTAKPSSHDENVMMDVQFLGIENAAEKLKKRKLLDTHLSAYAQSDTTLSRDSPNEVVEILAMDKEVTLTILPKRPRTSNDITPVVQRLGANPSISVRTLFPGEEEMNLHANIEFTNVREITPQGWEKCATMIQYDRDTKLLWQELQRPYGNQSSFLRHLILLEKYYRSGDLVLAPNASRNAINYSTSVQNRLISYEGPEKMDEPIMEPIGSDHNKHRVSDGYMREREKHSFPSTSTPKLPSVSGAQAAKGSPPRVLKLNPGVSIIKKPPPNLQRLNLPSSSASNANANVKRKDGQKFLSSSGGKVFQLTEPDFKRLQNLKKQKQQMLTDKQSSGSSCGTTGGSGSPSSLKSTTQYQKAQIAAHTQFQKHLRMQQEMLNRQSRSDFEPLICDVRTLTNENSPTQNLLHNLNLPKSIQVTTNMTSQIPILPKIPKSLTVIPQTITRPADK, from the exons ATGAAATTGCAGGAGCCCAATGTGGGCGGAAGTGAGATGGCATCCAGGGAAAAGAAACCCTTAGCGCCTTCCAAAGCAAAACAGAAGGCGAATAATGATTGTGGCTTGCCGACGAATGAGATTAAAAGTAGAAAAGGCAAGACTTTAACTAATCTAAAGCAACAGCAGCTAGCGAGAGACATATTGGAGGCTGTAGCGACTGGTTCACAGCTACCTCCTAAATTAGAGGCAAGCCTGCCGCGTAAAAAGGTTCTTAGAAATCTTAAGCGTAAACAGAAACTGAGAGTAGCCAAGGCGAACCTGATCAAGTCCAAGGTGGCGAGGAAAGTAACCAATAGAAATTTGGTCGACAGAATAACCATTGACATCAAGAGGAGCGTCAGAGCTAAAAGATTAAAATTGTCGGAGGAGAACGGCGTCAAATTCTCTGATATCGGTTCGAGAAACTTGGAGAATCACATAAACGATCTGGAGATCAAGAGTATAGGAGCTGAAGTCGGTAGTAGAAGTGCCAAGAATAATCTCAGGGCGAAAAAGGGCAAGGTTGTACAGAAGATTAACGAGGAGATAGAGAACGAGGGTATCTCCAACAGAGAGATAGATTCGGTCACAGAGTCCAGTTCCAAGACCAGCCCGAAGCTTGGTAGAAAGGGAAGGAGTTTGGAGAATTCGGATTCGTTGCCCAGAGGTGTCAAGTCGAAGAAATTTCCAGGAATTAGAAAGTCCAGCATCAGGGAGAAGGGTATTTGCATTAAGACGGAAAGTGATATTAAGTATACTAAGGGTAGAAGAGGTGCCAGGGATATAGAGTACGGTAATAACGCAAGAATTTCAAAGTCCTTTCTGGAGACCAAAAGCTCTATCGATCTTACCATAGACGAAGTAATAATAGCCTCAATGTTGAGCGATTCGGATATAGGTAATCACCAGGGGATATCAGAGAAGACAGAGGGTAAGGTGACACGAAGTAAAAAGATGTTGGTGAATGAGAATTTAGTGCCAGACATCGAAATAAAGAAAGAGCCAGACAGCGAGGATATTAAAATAACCTTTGATTACGAGAATCCAGAAACGGAGTCTGTCCAAAGTGTAGTCCAAAGGAAAAGATCGAGCGCGTCGATTAATCAGAGAAGTTTAAGAAAGATTAAGGCGAACAGCGGGAAATTAAGGCAAACGGAGTCTGGCCCTTCCGCCGATTTGGAGCTTAAAAAGCGTCGAAGATTGAACTCGGACGAGCCTCTTAGTTCGGACGTTTGCCTGGACAATATTACAGATGGTAACGCCGATACGGAATCTTGTTTCTCCGAATCGAGCGGAAATGATTCTCAGATTATTGTGCTGCCAGCGAGGGACGAACTTTGGCCGAAGCAAGAAACGTTAAAGAGTCTGGAGGACAATTCTCAGCCAGGATCGGAAGTGGAGAACAATAATAACAGCGACAGACCGGATAGGAGTAGCGATATGGGCCCTACTCTACGCTCGAAAACCAAGGCGAAAAGTACGGAGGTTGAAATTAAAAATGACAATATTAAAGTCGAGTACGCGAGAATAGCAGGAAAGAATTCGGACGTCCAAGACGAGCTGAAGAAAGCGACCAGTTTGGATCAAGTCAGGAAGGACAATATTTTAGCGAAACTTTCCGACAAGACCAAGGGCCGGAGGAATAGTTTAAATATAGACATGAAGAAAACGGTCAGCTCGTTCTACGGTACGGAAAAGTCCGATGGGAATCCAAAGTCGCAGATAGATCAAATGATAGAGACCATCAAGATGGAAATAGCCAAGTCTATCGAGGACAAAATCTATAGCCCGGAGAAGGGCCTCGGATTGAATAAAAACTTCGAGATACCAAAAATCGAAGAGATAATCGCACCGCTGAGCTCGGAGTCGCAGAAGCTAGGGCTGGAGGAGACCACGGACGAGGACAAGTCTGCCATTACCAAGAACGAGATCAAGTCGGACAGTTCAGAGAATTCAGTACCAAAAGTGGCCGATACTGCCAAAGAAATTGAGAAACTAGTCATGGGTGATATTGAACTGGCTGAAACTCATTCTCAGAACGTACAAGAGAGCGAGTCCCCTGATACCGATACTAACAGCAATAATAATCATAATGTTTCCGAACTTGTTCATGTTACAGAGAACAGTGATAGTAGTAGTTGCTGTAAACCCGTCGAGCAACAAGGCGAACTGAATGAAATTTTTAGCGTAACAGTTAAGGAGGAGGAGCAGGGTGAGAGGCAAGAAAATATtaaagaggaggaagaggagcagGGAGAGAAGTGTACTATCGAGAAAGACGCTAGAAAATCATCGAGAACACCCGACAAAGCTTCTTCCCCTGAGAACGGTGAACCGATTAAACAGTTGACCAGCATAATAAACAAAACAGCGAAAAAATCCGAAAACAGTGACGAGGAGGAGCCTTCGGACGAGTTGGCTAAGCCTGCTGTCGAAGAAACAGGTTCGAACGACGAGCCAGTCAGAAATGGATCGATAAAAAAAACAGCTTCAGATTCTTTGAGCGGTAACACGGTAACGACCACCGCATCGACCCCGGCGCAAGAGAAAATCGTAGCGAAGGTGGACGAAACGACCGTAGACGAAGCTGAGGTGTCCGCAACCGCCACCGTGGTATCCGACGAAGCGGAGACTTTGGAGAGTATCTCTCGAGAAGTGGAACGACTGGTGGCGGAGAACCGTGCCAGCGATCAGACACAGTCGAGGGAGAAAGAGACGCGAAACGACCAAGAAGGTATTAAGAAAACTACAATAGAATCGCCTGCGAGAGGCACATTTTCTAACGAATTATCACCAGCAGCAGCGGCGGCGGATACCGTTAAACAAGAAGCGACGCCTGTCGTTGAAACGAAGGAGATCGAGAAGAGCGACGGGGTAGCAGAGAATTCTAAGGAAGTAGTCGATGAGTCTGCAGAGACAAGAGTAGAAGCGGAAGAATCGATCTCGGATCCTAAACGGGATACTAGTCCTGTTGCTGTTAATAATGATACGTGTAACTCCctcgaggagaggagaggaagtACCGCCGGCAGCGGTAAAGATAAATGCAAGCAAGATGATAATAACGATAACAATAACGCTGTCGATAATATTATCGAGAAAAAGGTAATCCTGTCGACTAATTCCGAGCGCAACGAGTCGGCCGTAACGAAGGAGGAAACAGAGAAATCCGATGGTAACGCGGATGAGCAAAAGATCATCGTCAGCGATGAGAATAAGAAACGAGTGTTAAGGGCGCGCGATAAGATGAAGAAGCTTGAGAGGGGATCGAGCAGAGCCTGTAGCAAGGAACGCAATAACGAGGGTGTTGTAAAGATTAAAACGGAAGAGGAAGCAGCAGCAGCTCAGAAGGCGCAAAATTGTCACAACGAAGAGAAGGAGCAGGAGGAGAAGCCGCAGGATCAATCGATGAACACGGATGATACGGACGATACGCAGAACGGTAACGAATTGGACGCGAACGATGCGGATCGACAGGCTCGAACGAGACGCATGAGGGAGGCGAAGAAACGGAAAGAGGATCAGCTGGCAGCGGCGAGAAGCAAACGATCGAAACGTGATATCCGAAGGTCCGATCAGCAAAACAAGGAGGAGACGCTGTTGGATAACGAAGTGGCGAAAATCAACGAGAACGATCGGTCCTTTTTGAACAAATACGGGAACAGAGCTGGGTGTGCGGCGCATTGCCGTGGTTTCTCGGAAGGCGGCAGAGGGAGCTTAGAGAAACGACAAGCTACTGGAGGCAACGCGAGAAGCAAGTCGGAGAACGACCTGATGATCGGGAAGGAACCAGGCAAAGCGGCCCGTGAGAACAGATTGTCCCGTAACTTGTCGGAGAACCATATGATCAAACAACCAGAGGGCATAGACATGCTCGACGCCGATTGCAAGCCCGTGAAAACGCCGGAAACCTCGCAGAAGGATTCCGACGAGACGTCCACGTCCGGCGAATCCTCCAGCAGCGTCAACATCAATCCGAACATTTTGGAGACGGCGGAGGACAAGGCGAAGAAAGAGTCTATTCTGAGGATACTCGGGTTGGAGCCGTTGGAAAAGGCTGCTGAGAGGATAAGCCAGAAGGCGAAGAAAGACCAATCTTCGGGCACACTGAAGACGGTGATCCGGGttcagaaagagaaagagaaggatAAGAGACGGTCGAGATCGCCACTGAAAATGGTGTTGAAACAGGGCCGCGGAGACGGGGAAGGAGATTCGCCTGAGAACAACTTCTACACTATTCAGAAGGAG AATGGAACCAGTGGTTGGGGAGATAGCAGCTCTGGTGCGAACCGAAAGTTCTCTACTAACCACAGACACTCTTGCG ACGAAGATAACGAAGATACAACGCCCAAGGATCGTCAGTCGCTCGTCATTCCAGAGAAATCCTCTTCGTTCTCGATCCATCCGGGACGCTTGTGCGCCGATGTATGCTGTTACTGTTTCGGGAAGTTCGGCTCTTTGGATACACCGATGCATCTCGCTCAGATGAAGTCCGACGAGAGGCGTAAGAAGATCTTGAACATCGAGAGACACTTGACCAAGGACTCTTGCTTGTGCGATGCTTGTTACCGTCACGTAGATAGGAAG GCGAACACGAGTCCTACAAATATGCAGGCCAAGCCGCAGAAACAGCACAGGCAATTGATGGTGTCCAAGTGTTCGGCCCGCGAGTGTAGAGACGCTGCCCGCCACCACGTCAAACGTCGATGGTTACTCAAGATAAAGGCTGGTCTGCACAAACAG GTGGATATCGACTGGGAATCGAGTCAGCACACGTCCATGTCGTTCTGCGTAAATCATTACTCGAAGATCGAGCGATTCTTGACCTGTGCGCTCTGTACACGTCGACTGGCAAGAAACCACACTCACCAGCTGGCTAACGCGGAGACGGAAGAATTGAACCAGTTGCTCGGGCAACAGGGAGTACCCGTCGTCTTGGCTGCCGGCACTTTCGTCTGCAAATTGTGCCGTTACTTCACACAGTTGCAGCTAAAGTACAAGGACGTGGAGAACATGAATACGAATCATAAATCGTTTTTTAAGAACTACCGGAAAAG aattctacacttccttgatatcgAGGTTCTGGAGAACGAGGACGAGGACTCCGCTCAGAATCAGTCCAAAGACAAGGACAAGGACAAACGAAAGAGAGCCAAGTGCAACGCCACCCAGTCGAAAACAGGAACCTCCAAGTCCCCGGACGTGATGGCGAACTCCGCTTCGGAGAAGTCGACCCCGGAGCCTACCAAGAACGACAGGACTAATCCGGAAGCGGACAACGAGAATCGCACCGCGAAACCGAGCTCGCACGACGAGAACGTAATGATGGACGTGCAATTCCTCGGCATCGAGAACGCAGCGGAGAAGCTGAAGAAACGCAAGCTGCTCGACACGCATCTCTCCGCGTACGCACAGTCGGACACGACGCTATCGCGCGACAGCCCGAACGAGGTGGTCGAGATCCTCGCGATGGACAAGGAGGTAACTTTAACCATATTACCAAAGAGACCAAGGACGAGCAACGACATCACCCCGGTGGTGCAAAGACTCGGTGCTAACCCATCGATCAGCGTGCGCACTCTTTTTCCTGGCGAAGAAGAGATGAACCTCCACGCGAACATAGAGTTCACGAACGTTCGCGAGATAACGCCCCAGGGCTGGGAGAAGTGTGCCACTATGATACAGTACGACAGAGACACGAAGCTGCTCTGGCAGGAGTTACAAAGACCGTACGGGAATCAGAGCTCGTTCCTCAGGCACTTGATACTATTGGAGAAGTATTACAGGTCCGGTGATTTAGTCTTAGCTCCGAATGCGTCGCGGAACGCGATCAACTACTCGACTTCTGTACAGAATCGATTGATATCGTACGAGGGCCCGGAGAAGATGGACGAGCCGATAATGGAGCCGATCGGCTCGGATCACAATAAGCATCGAGTAAGCGACGGTTACATGCGCGAGAGGGAGAAGCACTCTTTCCCGAGCACGAGCACGCCCAAGTTACCGTCTGTGAGCGGCGCGCAAGCCGCGAAGGGCAGCCCACCGAGGGTTCTCAAGTTGAACCCAGGCGTGTCGATAATCAAGAAGCCACCTCCGAATCTGCAACGGCTGAACCTGCCGTCTAGCAGCGCCagcaacgcgaacgcgaacgtgaAACGGAAAGACGGGCAAAAGTTCCTGTCCTCGTCCGGTGGTAAGGTGTTCCAATTGACCGAGCCTGATTTCAAGCGGCTGCAGAATCTGAAGAAGCAGAAGCAACAGATGCTGACGGACAAGCAGTCGAGCGGTTCGAGCTGCGGCACCACCGGTGGTTCCGGTTCACCGTCGAGCCTCAAGTCGACCACGCAGTACCAGAAGGCGCAGATCGCCGCGCACACGCAATTTCAGAAGCACCTGAGGATGCAGCAGGAGATGCTCAACCGGCAGAGCAGAAGCGACTTCGAGCCGTTGATCTGCGACGTCCGCACTCTGACCAACGAGAACAGCCCGACGCAGAACCTGCTGCACAACTTGAACCTGCCTAAGTCTATACAGGTGACGACCAATATGACCAGCCAGATTCCGATATTGCCAAAAATTCCGAAGTCGCTGACGGTGATACCGCAGACGATCACCAGACCGGCCGACAAATGA